The DNA sequence CATGCCTCATCTCGTGGCTCTCATGAGACCAGGGGTCCCGTCCCAAGAGGTCCAAATCCCTGATCTTGACCAATTGCCCAGCTCTGCTTCCAATCCAATCGATTTGCCCATGCGAGCTGCTGGCAATCTGTAAGCTCAACAGAACACTTGTTCCCGCAATCGCTAGGTTTGGGGCACCACAAATAGGGGGGCTCCTTTGGCGCGACATAACAGCGAATCGGGCACTGCTCTGAAACCACGGGCCGCTGTCGAGCGCCATCATGCTTCAGCTCCAGCATTCCAGGCGCACTAGATGAAGCTTTCAGTCATGGTCCAATGTCAGTTTGCAAGTAAAAAAGGCAAAAAATGAGGTCAATCGTTTCTCTTCATTCTGGTTGCGAGGCGTCCCGACGGGGTAATGCGATTGCGCTCGCGCTCGGGTTTGTCGAGCGCCCAAGGGACACCAACGTGTCAAACTGGGACATGCCGAGTGGCATACGGCGTGTGAACTCGGTGCATCCATTGAATGCCGTCACTCTTCGCCATCCGAGGTTCCGCTGTCCTTGATTCGACTCTCTGCATGATCCCTCCGCAATGGGTCGACGTCAAATTGCCGTCCCTTGCGCCGTCAACCGCATCTGCCGCGCGGCGGACGCCTTCGCCCTTGGGCCTCATCTCTTGATATGAAAGAAGGTGGTTTTCCACCGTCAAAGATCTACAAAACAAGACCGTATCGGCCTAGGACTCCCCAAACACCACCAGCGCCGGTTCCCACGATGCAAATAAACATGCGTGTCCTCTCTTCCCATTGAAGAGATGCTCAGCCGCCTGAGACTTGCCCCATTACACAAACCCCGCATCCTTGAGTGATTTCAATATTTCTTCTTCGACCTGTTGATCCAAAGTTAATCCGAGATCAACTAACGCGTTGTAGTTCTTCGTATGAAACCGTATCATGGGGGACATCGCTCGATCGGTCTGGGGATTCGTAACGCAAGTCGAGTCGAGTTGGTGCCAGGCAGCTATTAAACGTCGTCGCCGAGGATGGTCTACATGATCTTTGTAACTTCGTCCTCAACCTTGTTGACATTCCGGCGTTAGCTGTCATCTGGCGATGCTTTTGCTGGGTGCAGGTTGCCGGGCCATCACGAGACTTCACTAGTCGCCAAGCTGGATATCACCCCTGATTACTCACCTCCATGTCCTCAAGAGAGTCTTGCTGGCCGATGCAGCGGAGTACgttcttcttgctgctctCCTGCAGCTcgccggcgaggaggagttCGTCGAGGATGTAGTATGCCTTggtgaaggagaagatgataTCGAGCTCGCAAACGTTGCCATAGTACTTGTCCATCTGCTCGACGTATCGGTGGATGATTTCGAGGGTGATCAACTCATTGTCCTCCGAGGAGCATCCCGCAatgaagaagagcgaggcaTATCGGCGGTAGACGATCTTGGTGTCTGTTGCTGTCAGCATAGGCCGGCATCAAGATAGGAGCAAAGGGGGCTGACCCTTGTACTCCAGAAAGTTGCACATCCGCGTCCTACGGGCGAGCACGAGCTGCGACACGTCCTTgacgatcttggccttgtccttgggggAGAGTGTTGTGAACCACTTGGCGAGGCGCTGGAGGCACTAGTCAGTGACGACATGTCTTGATGGGAGCTGGCAGACGGACCACTTTGCCCTGACGGGACAGGAGAATGAGGTATCTGGGGGGTTAACTCTAGGTCAGCGGCCGGGAACGGGCGAGCAGCTGTGGAGGAGCATACTGGATCGCCATCGTGATGTTGGTTTCACGCTGCCGAGCCTGCTTTGAATCGTGCAGGAGGGAGCGAAGGAGATGTTTGGGGAGATGCGAGTTGATGGAGATAATTCTGGCTTCAAGGTGGACACGGAAGCAATTTGGCGGGTTGGTGACGAGTCGGGCCTCAGGCGGGCAGCCCAGTCAGAGTGCCCGGTCCAGGCTCCAGCCAATGCGCCCGGGCCAGACTGATCCCCGCTGCGAGTCAGTGGACAGCCAGGTGGCTTCAGTGGTTACAGCAAGTGACGGGCGATCAATTAGCGGCCGCTTACAGCGAGTCCACAGGAGGCTCACCTGGGTCAAGGAAAAAACGAGACACCAGTACAAGTATGTTAGCTTATTACTCTCTAAAGATGATCAATAGAGTATACTAAGGGTAGATAAAAAGCACTCTAAAATATTCCTTTCTTTATGATATCTttattagttttattatattttattatattttgTTATATTTTATgtaaatttatttattatgATTGAGAGGACTCAAGTGATCCTTTGAGGAACTCTGGCGTCTCATTTATTTCTTGACCGGCGTGCCTGTCTATCCAGCTTCCATCGATCCATCTGGTGTGGACGATCTCAGACAAGAACAGCCATGATTCAACGGCTCAAGACATGGATCAGTCTTGCCTGGGCAAAGCACTCCAAACCCCGCGTCAGTGATGGAGCCATATCCGGATCGCGAGATCATCATCGTATTGCCCATCCCCGTCCTCAAGCACGCGACTATGCGCTCCCTCTGATGTCAGTCGCGATGGAGGTCCTTGGCCATTCAGGAATCAACCTTCTCCCACCACCTCCCACCTCTTCATCacatctcatcctcgaccaTCATTCGACTCCCCTGCAACCGTGACAAACGCAAAACCTCCACGCTTATCATACTGCGCACCACTGTGATTCCAAAGCTCCCGTCTGCGTCTGCGGCCAGGCAATATTACTAATCCCACCTCCGCTCTCCCCCACGTTTCCCTGGGGACTCAATGGTCTCGAAAAGCCCGCTTCCGAGCAATCGGAGTGTGGGCAGCTGGGAGGAGCTAGCAAGTTTCGTTGTCTAGCCCAGGGCGCGCAGAGTTGATAAAGACGGGACTATCTGGGCTTGCCGCTGGCGTCTCCGAGTTTAAGCCTTGAAGACGCCGACGCCGAAATTTTTCCTCCCATTCTTCAAACCTTGGCTCAGCCTTTCTCTACTTTAGCTgttgatatttc is a window from the Fusarium keratoplasticum isolate Fu6.1 chromosome 5, whole genome shotgun sequence genome containing:
- a CDS encoding AP complex subunit sigma — encoded protein: MAIQYLILLSRQGKVRLAKWFTTLSPKDKAKIVKDVSQLVLARRTRMCNFLEYKDTKIVYRRYASLFFIAGCSSEDNELITLEIIHRYVEQMDKYYGNVCELDIIFSFTKAYYILDELLLAGELQESSKKNVLRCIGQQDSLEDMEVEDEVTKIM